The genomic interval CCGGCCGATGCTTTTGTGCCTGTTCCAATACAAACGCCTTGAGAAAAGGATATTCCAGTCGTCTGCGCGTAACGTCTGTCAACCAATAACAATGGTCATGGACCTGCCAAGTTGTTATAACTGAGTAGTCATTGAGAGGGCCTGCCTTCGTTGCGGTGTCGATGCTCTGAATGACCAGGGAACCGCGTGCTCGTGGCGGCAATATCTCGTAGCGTCTAGTCCAAGCCCGTTTGATCATATAGCCACCTGGAGGCACCGGCTCTTGTTGGTATTGAGCCTGCCAGGTATCGCTTCCGACTTCTTCGCGGCGCTTGTTAAGCTCCTCCAGCGATATGCGCTTCGCATGAAGCGGTTCACCCTCGCGACGCTCGTAAGTCAGATTTGGCCCAACCTGGATAGTCTCGTTGCATGTCGCGATCGCTGGCAACTTCAAGTAGAGCCAATCTTCCGACGATCGCAGAAGCGTCCCGGCGAGATCGTCCTGGTGCAGTCGCTGCATGACAAGGATGATGGCCGCGTTGCGAGGGTCGTCCAGCCGCGACAGGAATGTCTGGTAATACCAGTTGTTGACGCGCTCGCGCCGGACGTCTGACAATGCCTCGCCGGGCTTCAAAGGATCGTCAATGATCGCGATATCGCAGCCACGGCCGGTAATCGGACCGTCCACGGATGTCGCAATCCGGCAGCCGCCCGCGGTGGTCGTCACCTCGCTCTCGGTGTTCTTTGCAATATGAACGGTCGGAAAGACCTTTCGATATATGTCTGACTCGATGACTGTGCGGAAATCGTTGCCGTGCTTGATCGCGAGATCTGCCGCGTAGCTGGCGACAATGATCGATTTGGACGGGTCGTGCCCCAATATGAATGCCGGATATGCGACTGACGTGATGATCGATTTGAGATGTCGGGGCGGCACCGACACAATGAGGCGTTTTTGCTGACCGAGCCTGATCTGCTCCAGTTGATGCGCAATCGCCTTGATATGCCAGTTCATCAGCAGCTTTGTCGTCGGCTTCAAAATAAAAAAGCAAAGCTGAATAAACGTAACCAGATCGTCGCGTGCAGCCGCAACGAGGGCATCGACAACTGTGGGATCGGCGCTTAACGATCTTGCCCGAACCGGTCGCTTCGCACGGCGAATCGTCTGTCGAGGCTTTGGCTTTTTCATTCCGTGAACCCCTTTCGTTTGAAATACTCGGCCAGGATGGCCCGATCTTGCTCGGGCGTGGTGATACGATCAGCCAGCGATTCATCGGGGCCACTACCTACGCCTGCAACTGCGATCAGGAAGCTGAATGCCTTGGCATCCCCGGTCATCGCTTTGTCGCCGAGCCTGCGCGAGGCGATTTCTGCAACGGTCATCGATTTCTTTCGGCCGTTGACGGTGACCACAACCTTCCGGCTGAGCTCTGCCTTTGCCAGGCTTTGAGCGTTTTTCGACCCCTTGGGTCGGCCCTTCGGATTTCCGCTCCTGCCTGCCTTGAAGCGCGTCGCGACAGGGGAGCGTCCCTTGCCCACGGTATATTTTCCGGTTCGATGACGATTAGCCATGGCTGGCCCCCCGACGCGAAGATCGGGTCTTTTGGGCAGGCTGTGTGACGGTGGAATTGCGTTCTGCCTCGACTTCCTCGAACGTTTGGCCACTCGATTCCAGAATGGCGTCGCGATGGGTAAAGGCTTGCCAGCGGCGGATCGAAACGTCGGCGTATTCGGGATCGATTTCGAGACCATAGACGTGTCGGCC from Nitrobacter sp. NHB1 carries:
- the terL gene encoding phage terminase large subunit, coding for MKKPKPRQTIRRAKRPVRARSLSADPTVVDALVAAARDDLVTFIQLCFFILKPTTKLLMNWHIKAIAHQLEQIRLGQQKRLIVSVPPRHLKSIITSVAYPAFILGHDPSKSIIVASYAADLAIKHGNDFRTVIESDIYRKVFPTVHIAKNTESEVTTTAGGCRIATSVDGPITGRGCDIAIIDDPLKPGEALSDVRRERVNNWYYQTFLSRLDDPRNAAIILVMQRLHQDDLAGTLLRSSEDWLYLKLPAIATCNETIQVGPNLTYERREGEPLHAKRISLEELNKRREEVGSDTWQAQYQQEPVPPGGYMIKRAWTRRYEILPPRARGSLVIQSIDTATKAGPLNDYSVITTWQVHDHCYWLTDVTRRRLEYPFLKAFVLEQAQKHRPDKILIEDAGTGSALIQELRFTPYNVVGVRPVNDKLTRAQIVAAKFESGKVFLPLSAPWLADLEAELFSFPQSRHDDQVDSISQALSDEVSSYDPGALAEGLARIFSPQVRWHVTY
- a CDS encoding DUF5681 domain-containing protein, which produces MGKGRSPVATRFKAGRSGNPKGRPKGSKNAQSLAKAELSRKVVVTVNGRKKSMTVAEIASRRLGDKAMTGDAKAFSFLIAVAGVGSGPDESLADRITTPEQDRAILAEYFKRKGFTE